One window of the Labilibaculum sp. genome contains the following:
- the secY gene encoding preprotein translocase subunit SecY: MKGLIETLKNIWKIEDLRSRILTTLGLVLVYRLGTMVVLPGVDPAQLGALKTQTQDGVLGLLDMFSGGAFSNASIFALGIMPYISASIVIQLMGIAVPYFQKLQKEGESGRRKINQITRYLTVIILVLQAPGYLLNLHSQLPETAFILKGTLFTVSSVMILAAGSMFIMWLGEKITDKGIGNGISIIIMIGIIARLPFSFFAELLSKIEGQGGGLILLVLEIVVLFLVFAATILLVQGTRKIPVQYAKRIVGNKQYGGVRQYIPLKVNAAGVMPIIFAQAIMFLPMAFVNYASSDALTGVAAALSNFTGFYYNALFFVMIVLFTYFYTAITVNPTQMAEDMKKNGGFIPGIKPGKKTIDFLDTVMSRITLPGSIFLGLVAILPAFAMIAGVNNQFAHFYGGTSLLILVGVVLDTLQQIESHLLMRHYDGLMKSGRIKGKSPGGAAAY, encoded by the coding sequence ATGAAAGGTTTAATAGAAACATTGAAGAACATCTGGAAGATTGAGGATTTAAGATCTAGAATCTTAACTACTCTCGGTCTTGTGTTAGTGTATCGTTTAGGTACCATGGTTGTTTTGCCAGGGGTTGACCCTGCACAGTTAGGCGCGTTAAAAACGCAAACTCAAGACGGAGTTTTGGGATTATTAGATATGTTTTCAGGAGGAGCATTTTCGAATGCATCAATCTTCGCTTTAGGAATCATGCCTTATATCTCAGCTTCTATTGTAATTCAGTTAATGGGAATTGCGGTTCCTTATTTTCAGAAGTTACAAAAAGAGGGTGAAAGCGGTCGTCGAAAAATCAATCAGATTACAAGGTATTTAACGGTCATTATTCTTGTACTTCAAGCACCTGGATATCTATTAAACTTACATTCACAACTGCCTGAAACAGCCTTTATTCTTAAAGGTACATTATTTACAGTGTCTTCTGTGATGATTCTTGCTGCAGGATCGATGTTTATTATGTGGTTGGGAGAAAAAATTACTGATAAAGGAATTGGTAACGGAATCTCTATCATTATTATGATCGGTATTATTGCAAGATTGCCATTCTCATTCTTTGCGGAATTGCTTTCAAAAATTGAAGGTCAAGGAGGAGGTTTAATTCTATTGGTTTTAGAAATCGTAGTTTTATTTCTTGTTTTTGCAGCCACAATTTTGTTAGTTCAGGGAACAAGAAAGATACCTGTACAGTATGCAAAACGAATCGTAGGAAACAAACAATATGGTGGGGTTCGCCAGTACATTCCTTTAAAAGTGAATGCTGCTGGTGTAATGCCAATCATTTTTGCTCAGGCAATTATGTTTTTACCAATGGCGTTTGTTAACTATGCCAGTTCTGATGCGTTAACTGGAGTAGCTGCAGCTTTATCCAATTTTACCGGATTTTACTACAATGCTTTATTCTTTGTAATGATTGTATTATTTACTTATTTCTATACTGCAATTACAGTAAATCCAACGCAAATGGCCGAGGATATGAAAAAGAACGGTGGATTTATTCCGGGAATTAAGCCTGGTAAGAAAACAATCGATTTTTTAGATACTGTAATGTCTAGAATTACTTTGCCTGGATCTATATTTTTAGGTTTGGTTGCAATTTTGCCTGCATTCGCAATGATTGCCGGAGTAAATAATCAATTTGCACATTTTTATGGTGGTACTTCTTTATTGATTTTAGTGGGAGTTGTATTGGATACTTTACAGCAAATCGAGAGTCATCTTTTGATGCGTCACTATGATGGATTAATGAAGTCTGGTAGAATAAAAGGTAAATCTCCGGGAGGAGCTGCTGCTTATTAA
- the rplO gene encoding 50S ribosomal protein L15 produces the protein MDLSNLKPAEGSTKTSKRIGRGQGSGRGGTSTRGHKGAKSRSGYSKKVGFEGGQMPLQRRVPKFGFKNVNRKEYKAINVEVLQALAEKNNITTIDKEVLMAAGMVSKNDNVKILGHGTITAKLEIKAHAFSKSAIAAIEAVEGTVVKL, from the coding sequence ATGGACTTAAGTAACTTAAAACCCGCAGAAGGATCTACTAAGACTTCGAAAAGAATAGGTCGCGGACAAGGATCTGGTAGAGGTGGTACTTCAACCAGAGGACATAAGGGTGCGAAGTCAAGATCTGGATACTCTAAAAAAGTTGGTTTCGAAGGTGGTCAAATGCCTTTACAACGAAGAGTTCCTAAGTTTGGATTTAAAAACGTTAATAGAAAAGAATACAAAGCTATTAATGTTGAAGTTTTACAGGCCTTAGCAGAAAAAAATAACATTACTACAATCGACAAAGAAGTTTTGATGGCAGCAGGTATGGTGTCAAAGAACGACAATGTTAAGATTTTAGGACATGGAACTATTACTGCGAAGCTGGAAATTAAAGCTCACGCATTCTCAAAATCGGCTATTGCCGCGATTGAAGCAGTCGAAGGAACAGTTGTTAAATTGTAA
- the rpmD gene encoding 50S ribosomal protein L30, which yields MAKIKITQVKSKIGSTDRQKKTLEALGLNKINATVEHEATPQIKGMVAKVQHLVSVEE from the coding sequence ATGGCTAAGATTAAAATTACTCAGGTAAAGAGCAAAATTGGAAGCACTGATCGCCAAAAGAAAACCTTGGAAGCATTGGGATTAAATAAGATCAATGCAACTGTTGAACATGAAGCTACACCTCAAATTAAAGGTATGGTGGCTAAAGTACAACACCTTGTTTCCGTTGAAGAATAA
- the rpsE gene encoding 30S ribosomal protein S5, whose product MADNKNIKTSDADLKDRLVAINRVTKVTKGGRTFSFSAIVVVGNENGLVGWGLGKANEVTTAISKGVDAAKKNLIKVPVYKGTIPHEQLSRFGGAEVFIKPASHGTGVKAGGAMRAVLESVGVTDVLAKSKGSSNPHNLVKATIGALAELRDAHTVAEHRGVSLDKVFNG is encoded by the coding sequence ATGGCAGATAATAAAAACATTAAAACTAGCGATGCAGATCTTAAAGATAGGCTTGTAGCTATTAATCGTGTTACGAAAGTAACAAAAGGGGGTAGAACCTTCAGCTTTTCTGCAATTGTTGTTGTAGGAAATGAAAATGGATTAGTAGGTTGGGGACTTGGTAAAGCAAACGAAGTAACTACTGCTATTTCAAAAGGTGTTGATGCAGCTAAGAAAAATTTAATTAAAGTGCCGGTTTACAAAGGAACTATTCCTCATGAACAACTTTCACGATTTGGCGGAGCAGAGGTTTTCATTAAGCCTGCTTCTCATGGTACCGGGGTAAAAGCTGGTGGTGCTATGCGTGCTGTATTGGAAAGTGTTGGTGTAACTGATGTACTTGCTAAATCAAAAGGCTCATCAAACCCACATAACCTTGTAAAAGCGACTATTGGTGCATTAGCTGAATTAAGAGATGCTCATACCGTTGCTGAACACAGAGGTGTATCATTAGATAAAGTGTTTAACGGTTAA
- the rplR gene encoding 50S ribosomal protein L18 yields MALTKQDRRLRIKRRIRKSIAGTAERPRMSVFRSNKQISVQIIDDLSGQTIVATSSLIKEIAEKTTTKLEQAELVGKAIAEKAVAAGITSVVFDRNGYLYHGRIKSLADAARNSGLKF; encoded by the coding sequence ATGGCTTTAACTAAGCAAGATAGAAGACTTAGAATTAAAAGAAGAATTCGTAAGTCAATTGCTGGAACTGCTGAAAGACCTAGAATGTCAGTTTTTCGCTCTAACAAGCAGATTTCAGTACAAATTATTGATGATTTATCAGGACAAACTATAGTTGCAACTTCCTCTTTGATTAAAGAAATCGCTGAGAAAACTACAACTAAGCTTGAACAAGCTGAGCTAGTAGGTAAAGCAATTGCTGAAAAAGCTGTTGCAGCCGGTATCACTAGTGTTGTATTCGATAGAAATGGTTATCTATACCATGGTAGAATTAAATCTTTAGCGGACGCTGCTCGTAATAGTGGCCTTAAATTTTAA
- the rplF gene encoding 50S ribosomal protein L6: MSRIGKLPINLPAGVSVTVNKDNSVTVKGPKGELTQQIDVDINVSVEENTVVLERPSEQKRHKAMHGLYRSLMNNMVFGVSEGYKLQQELVGVGFRATSNGQILELALGYSHLIHMEIAPEVNVTAVTEKRANPIITLESCDKQLIGQVAAKIRSFRKPEPYKGKGVKFVGEQLRRKAGKSAGK, translated from the coding sequence ATGTCACGAATTGGAAAATTACCTATCAATTTGCCTGCAGGAGTAAGCGTAACGGTGAATAAAGATAATTCAGTAACAGTTAAAGGGCCTAAAGGTGAATTAACACAACAAATTGATGTTGACATCAATGTATCTGTTGAAGAAAATACAGTGGTATTGGAACGTCCATCAGAGCAAAAAAGACACAAAGCCATGCATGGCCTGTATCGCTCGTTGATGAACAACATGGTATTTGGTGTTTCTGAAGGTTACAAATTGCAGCAAGAACTTGTTGGTGTTGGATTCCGTGCTACTTCAAATGGTCAGATTTTGGAATTAGCTTTAGGGTATTCTCACCTTATCCACATGGAAATTGCTCCAGAGGTAAATGTTACCGCTGTAACTGAAAAGCGTGCAAACCCAATCATTACATTAGAGAGTTGTGATAAACAACTTATTGGTCAGGTTGCTGCTAAAATCAGATCATTCAGAAAACCTGAGCCATATAAAGGTAAGGGTGTTAAATTTGTTGGTGAACAGCTAAGAAGAAAAGCTGGTAAATCTGCGGGTAAATAA
- the rpsH gene encoding 30S ribosomal protein S8 — protein sequence MTDPIADFLTRLRNGIMANHKVVDVPASNVKKEMTKILKDKGYILNYKFVDDGVQGTIKIALKYNPETKISAIKNLKRVSKPGLRKYCGAAELPRVLNGLGIAILSTSQGVMTDKEARQKNVGGEILCYVY from the coding sequence ATGACAGATCCAATAGCAGATTTTCTTACACGTCTAAGAAACGGGATTATGGCCAATCACAAAGTGGTTGACGTACCTGCATCTAACGTGAAAAAAGAAATGACAAAAATTCTTAAGGATAAAGGTTATATCCTTAATTACAAGTTTGTTGATGATGGAGTTCAAGGCACAATTAAAATTGCTTTGAAATACAATCCGGAGACAAAAATTTCCGCAATCAAAAATCTTAAAAGGGTAAGTAAGCCTGGTTTGAGAAAATATTGCGGAGCAGCTGAATTACCACGTGTACTAAACGGTTTGGGAATTGCAATTCTCTCTACTTCGCAAGGAGTAATGACTGATAAGGAAGCTCGTCAGAAAAACGTTGGTGGCGAAATATTGTGTTACGTTTATTAA
- the rpsN gene encoding 30S ribosomal protein S14 produces the protein MAKESMKAREVKRQKLVEKYAAKRAQLKEEGDYIGLSRLPKNSSPVRLHNRCKLTGRPKGYMRQFGISRITFREMASSGLIPGIKKASW, from the coding sequence ATGGCTAAAGAATCAATGAAAGCTCGCGAAGTTAAGCGTCAAAAGCTTGTTGAAAAATACGCAGCAAAAAGAGCTCAACTTAAGGAGGAAGGCGATTACATCGGACTTAGTCGTTTGCCAAAAAATTCTTCTCCTGTAAGATTGCATAACAGATGTAAACTTACTGGTCGTCCTAAAGGATACATGAGACAATTCGGAATTAGTCGTATCACTTTCCGTGAAATGGCTTCTTCAGGATTAATTCCAGGTATTAAGAAGGCAAGTTGGTAA
- the rplE gene encoding 50S ribosomal protein L5, with protein MSYIPTLKKQYSEEVIPALMKEFNYKSVMQAPKLTKIVINQGVGSAIADKKILEFSVNEMTAITGQKAVQTLSSKDISNFKLRKGMPVGTTVTLRREHMYEFLEKLVRVALPRIRDFKGINGKLDGRGNYTLGIEEQIIFPEIILDEVNKIMGMNITFVTTAKTDEEAFALLKEFGLPFKNLKK; from the coding sequence ATGAGCTATATACCTACTCTTAAAAAACAATATTCAGAAGAAGTTATTCCTGCATTAATGAAGGAATTTAACTACAAATCTGTAATGCAAGCACCTAAATTAACGAAGATAGTAATTAATCAGGGTGTTGGTTCGGCTATTGCTGACAAGAAAATTTTGGAATTTTCGGTGAACGAAATGACTGCTATTACTGGTCAGAAGGCAGTTCAAACTCTTTCTTCGAAAGATATTTCGAACTTTAAGCTTCGTAAAGGGATGCCGGTTGGTACTACTGTAACTTTACGCCGCGAGCATATGTACGAATTTCTTGAAAAATTAGTACGTGTTGCTTTGCCACGTATCCGTGACTTTAAAGGTATTAACGGTAAACTTGATGGTAGAGGAAACTATACCTTAGGTATCGAAGAACAAATTATTTTCCCGGAGATTATTTTGGATGAAGTAAACAAAATAATGGGTATGAATATTACCTTCGTTACAACTGCTAAAACTGATGAGGAAGCATTTGCTTTATTAAAGGAGTTTGGCTTACCATTTAAAAACCTAAAAAAATAA
- the rplX gene encoding 50S ribosomal protein L24, with protein sequence MRKKLHIKKGDTVIVNSGESKGMEGKVLEVLVDKQRAIVEGANMISKHTKPNAENPQGGIVKKEAGIHISNLNVKDASTGKATRVGRRLGDDNKLVRYSKKSGEEIK encoded by the coding sequence ATGCGAAAAAAGTTACATATTAAAAAAGGTGATACCGTTATTGTAAACTCAGGGGAATCTAAAGGTATGGAAGGTAAAGTATTAGAAGTATTAGTAGATAAGCAACGAGCAATTGTTGAAGGAGCTAATATGATTTCTAAACATACTAAACCTAATGCTGAAAATCCTCAGGGCGGTATTGTTAAAAAAGAGGCAGGAATTCACATTTCTAATTTGAATGTGAAAGATGCTTCAACCGGAAAGGCTACCCGTGTTGGTAGACGTTTGGGTGATGACAATAAATTAGTTAGATATTCTAAAAAGTCAGGGGAGGAGATTAAGTAA
- the rplN gene encoding 50S ribosomal protein L14 — translation MIQTESRLTVADNSGAKEVLCIRVLGGTKKRYASIGDKIVVTVKNAIAGSDMKKGTVTKAVVVRTKKEIRRPDGSYIRFDDNACVLLNTAGEMRGTRIFGPVARELRDTDMKIVSLAPEVL, via the coding sequence ATGATACAAACAGAAAGTAGACTTACAGTTGCTGATAACAGCGGAGCCAAAGAAGTTCTTTGTATCCGTGTGTTGGGCGGTACTAAAAAGCGTTATGCTTCGATTGGCGACAAAATTGTTGTTACCGTAAAGAATGCTATAGCCGGTTCCGATATGAAAAAAGGAACAGTTACAAAAGCGGTTGTTGTTCGCACCAAAAAAGAGATTAGAAGACCAGACGGATCCTATATTCGCTTCGATGATAACGCATGTGTATTATTGAATACAGCTGGTGAAATGAGAGGAACCCGTATTTTTGGACCTGTTGCAAGAGAATTGCGCGATACTGATATGAAGATCGTTTCTCTGGCACCAGAAGTTTTATAA
- the rpsQ gene encoding 30S ribosomal protein S17: protein MMERNLRKERIGVVVSNKMEKSITIVVHTKEKHPIYGKFVNKSKKFTAHDEENTCNEGDTVKIMETRPISKNKSWRLVEIIERAK from the coding sequence GTGATGGAAAGAAATCTTAGAAAAGAACGTATCGGGGTTGTGGTAAGCAATAAAATGGAGAAATCCATAACTATTGTTGTGCATACCAAAGAGAAGCACCCAATTTACGGAAAGTTTGTGAACAAGTCGAAGAAATTCACTGCTCACGACGAAGAAAACACCTGTAATGAAGGTGATACCGTAAAGATCATGGAAACCCGACCTATTAGTAAAAATAAGAGTTGGAGATTAGTTGAAATTATTGAAAGAGCTAAGTAA
- the rpmC gene encoding 50S ribosomal protein L29: MKNSEIKELTTQEIVEKVDTERSTLTRFKLNHAISPLENPLQIKVTRRNIARLVTELRHRQLTDK; the protein is encoded by the coding sequence ATGAAGAATTCAGAAATTAAAGAGTTAACAACACAGGAAATAGTAGAAAAGGTAGATACTGAAAGATCTACATTAACTCGATTCAAGCTAAATCACGCTATTTCACCTTTGGAAAATCCTTTGCAAATAAAGGTAACCCGACGTAACATTGCTAGACTTGTAACTGAGTTGCGTCACAGGCAATTAACTGATAAGTAA
- the rplP gene encoding 50S ribosomal protein L16, with protein MLQPKRTKFRRQQKGRIKGNAGRGTELAFGSFGIKSLETKWITGRQIEAARVAVTRYMQRQGQIWIRIFPDKPITKKPAEVRMGKGKGSPEGFVAPVSPGRMLFECEGVPFEVAKEALRLAAQKLPVTTKFVVRRDYVENSND; from the coding sequence ATGTTACAACCAAAAAGGACAAAATTTAGGAGACAACAAAAGGGACGAATCAAAGGCAATGCCGGTCGCGGTACTGAATTAGCATTCGGATCTTTTGGGATCAAATCACTTGAAACCAAGTGGATCACTGGTCGTCAAATTGAAGCTGCTCGTGTGGCAGTAACCCGATATATGCAAAGACAAGGTCAAATTTGGATTAGAATTTTTCCAGATAAACCAATCACTAAGAAACCTGCAGAGGTTCGTATGGGTAAGGGTAAAGGTTCACCAGAAGGATTCGTTGCTCCTGTATCACCAGGAAGAATGTTATTCGAATGTGAAGGGGTACCTTTCGAAGTAGCTAAAGAAGCATTGCGCTTAGCGGCTCAAAAATTACCTGTAACTACCAAATTTGTCGTAAGACGTGATTATGTTGAAAATTCAAATGATTAA
- the rpsC gene encoding 30S ribosomal protein S3, producing the protein MGQKVNPIGNRLGIIRGWDSNWFGGKNYGDKLVEDTKIRKYLNARLAKASISKIIIERTLKLITITVNTARPGIIIGKGGQEVDKLKEELKKITDKEVQINIFEIKRPEMDAVIVANNIARQIEGRIAYRRAIKMAIASTMRMGAEGIKIQISGRLNGAEMARAEMYKEGRTPLHTLRADIDYCLAEALTTYGLLGIKVWICKGEVYGKRDLTPNAGMRDGRAPKAKGGFNRRKKK; encoded by the coding sequence ATGGGACAAAAAGTAAATCCAATCGGAAATAGACTAGGAATCATCAGAGGATGGGATTCTAACTGGTTTGGCGGAAAAAACTACGGCGATAAGCTTGTTGAAGATACCAAAATTAGAAAATACCTAAATGCTCGTTTAGCAAAAGCAAGTATTTCTAAAATCATCATCGAAAGAACTCTAAAGTTAATTACTATTACTGTTAACACTGCTCGTCCTGGTATTATTATCGGAAAAGGTGGTCAGGAAGTAGATAAACTGAAAGAAGAGTTGAAGAAGATTACTGACAAAGAGGTACAAATTAACATCTTTGAAATTAAGCGTCCGGAAATGGATGCTGTAATCGTTGCTAATAATATTGCTCGTCAAATCGAAGGTCGTATCGCCTATCGTCGTGCAATTAAGATGGCTATTGCTTCTACTATGAGAATGGGTGCAGAGGGAATTAAAATACAGATTTCTGGTCGTTTGAACGGAGCTGAAATGGCTCGTGCTGAAATGTACAAAGAAGGACGTACCCCACTACACACCTTGAGAGCTGATATCGATTATTGTTTAGCCGAAGCTTTAACAACTTACGGTTTACTAGGTATCAAAGTATGGATCTGTAAAGGTGAAGTTTACGGTAAGCGTGACTTAACTCCTAACGCAGGAATGCGTGACGGAAGAGCTCCAAAAGCAAAAGGTGGTTTTAATAGAAGAAAAAAGAAGTAG
- the rplV gene encoding 50S ribosomal protein L22: MGARKRIKANQIKEENKSKAFASLRNVPTSPRKMRLVTDMVRGMEVNRALDVLRFSPKEASNRVEKLLLSAIANWQAKNEGQRIEESALYVKEISVDSARILKRLRPAPQGRAHRIKKRSNHVTILLGSKTAEADSTKQ, translated from the coding sequence ATGGGTGCAAGAAAAAGAATAAAAGCAAACCAAATAAAGGAGGAAAACAAGAGCAAAGCATTTGCTAGCTTGAGAAATGTTCCTACTTCACCTCGCAAAATGAGACTTGTTACCGATATGGTAAGAGGTATGGAGGTGAACCGAGCTTTAGATGTACTTCGTTTCAGTCCGAAGGAGGCATCAAATCGCGTAGAAAAACTATTGCTTTCAGCTATTGCCAATTGGCAAGCTAAGAATGAAGGGCAACGAATTGAGGAAAGCGCATTATACGTTAAAGAAATTAGCGTTGATTCAGCGAGAATCCTTAAACGTCTTAGACCTGCCCCTCAGGGAAGAGCACATAGAATAAAGAAGAGATCAAATCATGTAACTATATTGTTGGGCAGCAAAACAGCTGAAGCCGATAGTACTAAACAATAG
- the rpsS gene encoding 30S ribosomal protein S19, with product MSRSLKKGPFIDFKLERRVLGQNESGKKTVVKTWSRRSMISPDFVGHTIAVHNGNKFIPVYVTENMVGHKLGEFAPTRTFRGHADKKKR from the coding sequence ATGAGTCGTTCATTAAAAAAAGGACCTTTTATCGATTTCAAGCTGGAAAGACGAGTATTGGGACAAAACGAATCAGGGAAAAAAACAGTTGTTAAAACCTGGTCAAGACGTTCAATGATCTCTCCGGATTTCGTAGGTCATACGATCGCCGTGCACAACGGAAACAAATTCATTCCTGTTTATGTTACTGAAAACATGGTAGGACATAAATTAGGTGAATTTGCACCAACTCGTACTTTTAGAGGACATGCTGACAAGAAAAAACGATAA
- the rplB gene encoding 50S ribosomal protein L2, with product MAVRKLRPVTPGQRHKILNTFEQVTTDKPEKSLLRPMKKTGGRNNSGKMTMRYIGGGHKRRYRVIDFKRDKDGVPAKVVSIEYDPNRTARIALLVYADGEKRYIVAPNGLEVGQSLLSGNKIAPEIGNSMPLSDIPLGTIIHNIELRPSQGAVMARSAGAYAQLVARDGKYASIKLPSSEVRMILVTCKATIGTVSNTDHALERSGKAGRTRWLGRRPRVRGVVMNPVDHPMGGGEGKSSGGHPRSRTGVLAKGFKTRAKKNASNKYIVERRKK from the coding sequence ATGGCTGTACGTAAATTAAGACCTGTAACTCCTGGTCAAAGGCATAAGATTCTTAACACCTTTGAGCAGGTTACTACAGACAAACCTGAAAAATCATTGTTAAGACCAATGAAAAAAACTGGTGGTAGAAATAACTCCGGTAAGATGACAATGAGATATATAGGTGGTGGTCACAAAAGAAGATATCGAGTTATTGATTTCAAAAGAGACAAAGATGGCGTTCCTGCCAAAGTGGTTTCGATTGAGTACGATCCAAACCGTACTGCACGCATAGCTTTGCTAGTGTATGCTGATGGTGAGAAACGTTACATCGTCGCACCAAATGGATTGGAAGTTGGTCAGTCTTTGCTTTCTGGAAATAAAATAGCTCCTGAAATCGGAAATTCAATGCCATTATCTGATATCCCATTAGGTACAATAATTCATAATATTGAATTAAGACCCTCTCAAGGTGCAGTGATGGCTCGTAGCGCTGGTGCATATGCTCAACTCGTAGCACGAGATGGCAAGTATGCATCTATCAAATTGCCTTCAAGTGAAGTTAGAATGATTCTTGTAACCTGTAAGGCTACCATCGGAACTGTTTCTAATACTGACCATGCGTTAGAAAGAAGTGGTAAAGCTGGACGTACTCGTTGGTTGGGAAGAAGACCTAGAGTTCGTGGTGTGGTAATGAATCCAGTAGATCACCCAATGGGTGGTGGTGAAGGTAAATCTTCAGGTGGACATCCACGTTCTAGAACAGGTGTTTTAGCAAAAGGTTTCAAAACCAGAGCTAAGAAGAATGCTTCTAATAAGTATATTGTTGAAAGAAGGAAAAAATAA
- the rplW gene encoding 50S ribosomal protein L23, translated as MEILIKPIVTEKMTAQSEKLNCFGFVVDRRAKKIEIKKAIESMYNVKVAAVNTMNYQGKKKSRFTKAGAIEGRTASFKKAIVTLVEGDKIDFYSNI; from the coding sequence ATGGAAATTTTAATCAAACCGATCGTTACCGAGAAGATGACAGCCCAAAGCGAAAAATTAAATTGCTTTGGATTTGTTGTGGATCGCAGAGCGAAGAAGATCGAAATTAAAAAGGCAATAGAATCAATGTACAATGTTAAGGTAGCGGCTGTTAATACCATGAATTATCAAGGTAAGAAAAAGAGTCGTTTTACTAAAGCAGGTGCAATTGAAGGAAGAACTGCTTCTTTTAAGAAAGCGATCGTTACTTTAGTTGAAGGGGATAAAATAGATTTTTATAGCAATATTTAA
- the rplD gene encoding 50S ribosomal protein L4 produces the protein MELTILNKSGEDTGRKIELNDSVFAIEPNEHAIYLDVKQYLANQRQGTHKSKERAEISGSTKKIKKQKGTGTARAGSIKSPVFRGGGRVFGPRPRNYSFKLNKKLKQLARRSALSLKAQNDGLLIIEDFNFEAVKTKSFVELQKNLKVSDKKVLLVLAEDNKNIYLSSRNLKNVEVVRVSDLATYDIMKASTLLFVESSVKGLDEMFKLN, from the coding sequence ATGGAATTAACTATTTTAAATAAATCTGGAGAAGATACAGGCAGAAAAATTGAGTTGAACGACTCGGTTTTTGCAATTGAACCAAACGAACACGCTATTTACCTAGATGTTAAGCAGTATTTAGCTAACCAACGTCAGGGAACTCACAAATCGAAAGAAAGAGCTGAGATCTCAGGTAGTACTAAGAAGATAAAGAAACAAAAAGGTACTGGTACAGCTCGTGCGGGTAGCATTAAATCGCCTGTGTTCAGAGGGGGAGGACGAGTATTCGGTCCACGTCCAAGAAACTATAGTTTCAAATTGAATAAGAAATTAAAGCAATTAGCTCGTCGGTCAGCTTTAAGTTTAAAAGCTCAAAATGATGGTTTGTTAATTATCGAAGATTTCAATTTTGAAGCTGTTAAGACAAAAAGTTTTGTTGAACTTCAAAAAAACCTGAAAGTATCTGATAAAAAAGTGCTTTTGGTGTTAGCCGAAGACAATAAAAACATATATTTGTCTTCTCGTAATTTGAAGAATGTTGAAGTTGTACGTGTTTCTGACCTTGCAACTTACGATATTATGAAAGCTTCAACTTTGTTATTTGTAGAGAGCTCCGTAAAAGGGCTCGATGAAATGTTTAAACTAAATTAA
- the rplC gene encoding 50S ribosomal protein L3, with product MPGLIGKKIGMTSVYSAEGKNIPCTVIEAGPCVVTQIKTIETDGYEALQLAFDEKKEKRTTKALDGHFKKANTTPKKKLVEFGDFGADYKLGDVITIDIIEESTFVDITGISKGKGFQGVVKRHGFGGVGGQTHGQHNRLRAPGSIGAASYPARVFKGMRMAGRMGGDTVKVENLQVLKVIPENNLLLVKGSLPGSKGSYVIIEK from the coding sequence ATGCCAGGATTAATTGGAAAAAAAATCGGAATGACTTCCGTTTACAGTGCCGAGGGAAAAAATATTCCATGCACTGTCATTGAGGCAGGTCCATGTGTTGTAACCCAGATCAAAACTATTGAAACTGATGGTTACGAAGCACTTCAGTTGGCTTTCGACGAAAAGAAAGAAAAGCGAACAACGAAGGCGCTAGATGGGCACTTTAAAAAGGCAAACACAACCCCTAAGAAAAAACTTGTTGAGTTCGGAGATTTCGGAGCTGATTACAAGTTAGGAGATGTTATTACAATTGATATTATTGAGGAGTCTACTTTCGTAGATATCACAGGTATATCAAAAGGTAAAGGTTTTCAAGGGGTAGTGAAACGTCATGGTTTTGGCGGAGTAGGAGGACAAACCCACGGTCAGCATAACCGTTTACGTGCTCCAGGTTCTATTGGTGCTGCATCTTACCCAGCTCGCGTATTTAAAGGCATGAGAATGGCCGGACGTATGGGTGGGGACACTGTGAAGGTGGAAAACCTTCAGGTTCTTAAGGTTATTCCTGAGAACAACTTATTATTAGTTAAAGGATCTCTTCCAGGGTCTAAAGGTTCATACGTAATTATTGAAAAGTAA